From a region of the Toxotes jaculatrix isolate fToxJac2 chromosome 7, fToxJac2.pri, whole genome shotgun sequence genome:
- the tmem119a gene encoding transmembrane protein 119 codes for MKSGLVFHVTCVTLLSLWFSVCHSTPLFYNISMDGSGDEAELELLFPTSFSTRAPVHITTATGTPTLTNTITTTMIRLKDFVLSRVVDFLQENLLIIIVVTSLLIVMVFIICCASAMSHKRKLEAYKPLPHPPRKYMADKTSGRKNSSELQERSYAVDHVKRVQTQSMASPKHLRMPSKALVGERGRDVKSSPRQEVRKVRQAEEVEKRREEPKHKEQPKHREEVQQSSSPSTSSSQPVCTCHLKKAHH; via the coding sequence ATGAAGTCCGGCTTGGTTTTTCACGTCACCTGTGTGACCCTGCTCTCACTGTGGTTTAGTGTGTGTCACTCCACTCCTCTGTTCTACAACATATCCATGGACGGCAGTGGTGATGAAGCAGAGCTGGAGCTCCTTTTCCCAACTTCCTTTTCCACCCGAGCACCAGTTCACATCACCACTGCTACTGGAACTCCCACCCTCACcaacaccatcaccaccaccatgaTCCGTCTGAAGGACTTCGTCCTGAGCCGAGTAGTGGACTTCCTGCAGGAGAATTTGCTCATTATCATCGTCGTGACCTCTCTTCTCATCGTCATGGTCTTCATCATCTGCTGTGCCTCTGCCATGAGTCATAAGCGCAAGCTGGAGGCCTACAAGCCCCTTCCTCATCCCCCCAGGAAGTACATGGCAGATAAAACTAGTGGACGCAAGAATTCCAGCGAGCTCCAGGAGAGGTCGTATGCTGTCGACCATGTCAAGAGGGTCCAGACTCAGAGCATGGCCTCCCCTAAGCACCTGCGCATGCCCTCCAAGGCTctggtgggagagagagggagagatgtcAAGTCGTCACCTCGTCAGGAGGTCAGAAAGGTCAGGCAggcagaggaggtggaaaaGCGGAGAGAGGAGCCCAAGCACAAGGAGCAGCCGAAGCACAGGGAGGAGGTGCAGCAGAGCTCCAGCCCCAGCACCAGCTCCAGTCAGCCGGTCTGCACTTGCCATCTGAAAAAGGCCCACCACTAG